From the Cucurbita pepo subsp. pepo cultivar mu-cu-16 chromosome LG05, ASM280686v2, whole genome shotgun sequence genome, one window contains:
- the LOC111795616 gene encoding serine/threonine-protein kinase SRK2E-like isoform X1 has protein sequence MDVPIMHASDRYELVRDIGSGNFGVARLMRDKYNDELVAVKYIERGDKIDENVQREIINHRSLRHPNIVKFKEVVLTPTHLAIVMEYASGGELFERICNAGRFSEDEARFFFQQLISGVSYCHAMQVCHRDLKLENTLLDGSPAPHLKICDFGYSKSSVLHSQPKSTVGTPAYIAPEVLLKKEYDGKIADVWSCGVTLYVMLVGAYPFEDPEDPKNFRKTIQRILNVQYSIPDYVHISPDCRHLMSKIFVADPTKRISIPEIRNHEWFSKNLPPDLAEDKTATTHNIVEEDTQPPQTIEEIMQIIQEAAVEAVGAQSPNGQYLTGSLDIDDDMEEDLESDVELDLESSGEIVYAM, from the exons ATGGACGTGCCGATCATGCATGCCAGTGACCGCTACGAGCTCGTCCGAGATATCGGCTCGGGCAACTTCGGGGTGGCTAGGTTGATGCGAGACAAGTACAACGATGAGCTCGTTGCTGTTAAGTACATTGAGCGAGGTGACAAG ATAGATGAAAATGTTCAAAGAGAAATAATAAACCATAGATCTTTGAGACATCCCAACATTGTGAAGTTCAAAGAG GTCGTTCTAACCCCGACCCATCTCGCCATCGTCATGGAATATGCCTCCGGTGGAGAGTTGTTCGAGCGGATCTGTAACGCCGGCCGTTTCAGTGAAGACGAG GCACGATTCTTCTTTCAGCAACTGATATCGGGAGTGAGTTATTGTCATGCAATG CAAGTTTGCCATAGAGATTTGAAGTTGGAGAACACATTGCTCGATGGAAGTCCGGCCCCACATCTTAAGATCTGCGACTTCGGCTATTCTAAG TCATCGGTGTTGCATTCTCAACCAAAATCGACCGTGGGAACTCCAGCTTACATAGCTCCTGAAGTGttactaaaaaaagaatacgATGGGAAG ATCGCTGATGTTTGGTCTTGTGGGGTGACATTGTATGTCATGTTGGTTGGAGCATACCCTTTCGAGGATCCCGAGGATCCTAAAAATTTTCGCAAAACCATTCAG AGAATTTTGAATGTTCAATACTCCATTCCCGACTATGTTCATATATCTCCCGATTGTCGACATCTCATGTCTAAAATTTTTGTTGCTGACCCAACCAAG AGGATATCAATACCAGAGATCAGAAACCATGAATGGTTCTCAAAGAACCTACCGCCCGATCTGGCGGAGGACAAGACTGCAACCACTCATAATATTGTGGAGGAGGATACCCAACCGCCGCAAACCATCGAAGAAATCATGCAGATCATCCAGGAAGCTGCCGTGGAGGCGGTCGGAGCTCAGAGCCCGAACGGCCAGTATCTGACCGGGAGTTTGGACATCGACGACGACATGGAGGAGGATTTGGAGTCGGACGTCGAGCTCGACTTGGAAAGCAGTGGGGAGATAGTTTATGCAATGTAG
- the LOC111795615 gene encoding probable N-acetyl-gamma-glutamyl-phosphate reductase, chloroplastic, protein MASSTFSSVSCLFKDELKILNLKKRNEGKVFVKCSMSSKAQKPQPEFRIGVLGASGYTGSEIVRLLANHPHFGITLMTADRKAGQPFSSVFPHLITQDLPELVAIKDADFSEVDAIFCCLPHGTTQEVIKALPKELKIVDLSADFRLQDPSEYEEWYGQAHRAVDLQKEAVYGLTEILRDEVKGARLVANPGCYPTSIQLPLVPLIKANLIQLGGIIIDSKSGVSGAGRGAKEANLYAEIAEGIYSYGITRHRHVPEIEQGLSEAAKSKVTVSFTPHLMPMIRGMQSTIYVEMAPGVTTEDLHEHLKVFYKEEEFVRVLEKGVVPRTHNVRGSNYCHINVFPDRIQGRAIIVSVIDNLVKGASGQALQNLNVMMGFHESTGLLYQPLFP, encoded by the exons ATGGCGTCTTCAACCTTCAGTtctgtttcttgtttattCAAG gatgaattgaagattttgaatcttaAGAAGCGGAATGAAGGGAAGGTGTTTGTTAAATGTTCTATGAGTTCTAAAGCTCAAAAGCCACAGCCGGAATTTCGCATTGGTGTTCTTGGAGCCAGTGGCTATACTGGTTCAGAG ATTGTTAGGCTTCTAGCAAATCATCCACACTTTGGCATTACTCTCATGACAGCTGATAGGAAAGCTGGTCAGCCGTTTTCATCAGTATTTCCTCATCTAATCACACAA GATCTTCCAGAATTAGTAGCGATCAAAGATGCAGATTTCTCGGAGGTCGATGCTATATTTTGCTGCTTGCCGCATGGGACAACGCAG GAAGTTATTAAAGCCCTTCCCAAGGAATTAAAGATTGTTGATCTTTCAGCT GACTTTCGCTTGCAAGATCCATCCGAATACGAGGAGTGGTATGGCCAAGCACATAGAGCAGTGGATTTGCAG AAAGAGGCCGTTTATGGTTTGACAGAGATTCTAAGGGATGAAGTCAAGGGTGCTCGTCTTGTAGCTAATCCGGGCTGTTATCCAACATCTATTCAACTTCCTCTTGTGCCACTAATAAAG GCTAATCTAATTCAACTTGGGGGCATCATTATTGATTCTAAGTCTGGCGTTAGTGGAGCTG GACGTGGTGCCAAAGAGGCAAATCTATACGCCGAAATAGCTGAAGGCATTTATTCGTATGGAATTACTCGACATCGTCATG TTCCTGAAATTGAGCAGGGATTGTCTGAAGCGGCAAAATCGAAAGTAACCGTCAGTTTTACACCCCACCTAATGCCAATG ATTCGAGGTATGCAATCAACTATATATGTTGAAATGGCTCCAGGAGTGACAACCGAGGATTTGCACGAACACTTAAAAGTCTTCTATAAG GAAGAAGAATTCGTACGTGTGTTGGAGAAAGGAGTCGTCCCTCGTACTCATAACGTTCGAGGGTCTAATTATTGCCACATCAATGTCTTCCCCGATCGAATTCAAGGAAGAGCGATCATTGTTTCTGTT ATCGATAATCTTGTGAAAGGGGCTTCAGGTCAAGCTTTACAGAATCTCAACGTGATGATGGGATTCCATGAATCTACAGGGCTCCTTTACCAGCCACTGTTTCCTTAA
- the LOC111795616 gene encoding serine/threonine-protein kinase SRK2E-like isoform X2: MDVPIMHASDRYELVRDIGSGNFGVARLMRDKYNDELVAVKYIERGDKIDENVQREIINHRSLRHPNIVKFKEVVLTPTHLAIVMEYASGGELFERICNAGRFSEDEARFFFQQLISGVSYCHAMQVCHRDLKLENTLLDGSPAPHLKICDFGYSKSSVLHSQPKSTVGTPAYIAPEVLLKKEYDGKIADVWSCGVTLYVMLVGAYPFEDPEDPKNFRKTIQRILNVQYSIPDYVHISPDCRHLMSKIFVADPTKRSETMNGSQRTYRPIWRRTRLQPLIILWRRIPNRRKPSKKSCRSSRKLPWRRSELRARTASI, from the exons ATGGACGTGCCGATCATGCATGCCAGTGACCGCTACGAGCTCGTCCGAGATATCGGCTCGGGCAACTTCGGGGTGGCTAGGTTGATGCGAGACAAGTACAACGATGAGCTCGTTGCTGTTAAGTACATTGAGCGAGGTGACAAG ATAGATGAAAATGTTCAAAGAGAAATAATAAACCATAGATCTTTGAGACATCCCAACATTGTGAAGTTCAAAGAG GTCGTTCTAACCCCGACCCATCTCGCCATCGTCATGGAATATGCCTCCGGTGGAGAGTTGTTCGAGCGGATCTGTAACGCCGGCCGTTTCAGTGAAGACGAG GCACGATTCTTCTTTCAGCAACTGATATCGGGAGTGAGTTATTGTCATGCAATG CAAGTTTGCCATAGAGATTTGAAGTTGGAGAACACATTGCTCGATGGAAGTCCGGCCCCACATCTTAAGATCTGCGACTTCGGCTATTCTAAG TCATCGGTGTTGCATTCTCAACCAAAATCGACCGTGGGAACTCCAGCTTACATAGCTCCTGAAGTGttactaaaaaaagaatacgATGGGAAG ATCGCTGATGTTTGGTCTTGTGGGGTGACATTGTATGTCATGTTGGTTGGAGCATACCCTTTCGAGGATCCCGAGGATCCTAAAAATTTTCGCAAAACCATTCAG AGAATTTTGAATGTTCAATACTCCATTCCCGACTATGTTCATATATCTCCCGATTGTCGACATCTCATGTCTAAAATTTTTGTTGCTGACCCAACCAAG AGATCAGAAACCATGAATGGTTCTCAAAGAACCTACCGCCCGATCTGGCGGAGGACAAGACTGCAACCACTCATAATATTGTGGAGGAGGATACCCAACCGCCGCAAACCATCGAAGAAATCATGCAGATCATCCAGGAAGCTGCCGTGGAGGCGGTCGGAGCTCAGAGCCCGAACGGCCAGTATCTGA
- the LOC111795618 gene encoding uncharacterized protein LOC111795618, with amino-acid sequence MTKFRKLGRDAAHRMSMLRTMVSQLVKHERIETTVPKAKEIRRLADNMVQFGKEGSLCASRHAAAFVRGDDVLHKLFTELAYRYKDRAGGYTRLLRTRIRVGDAAPMAYIEFIDRENELRQSKPPNPQPPQKAPMDPWTRSRLSKQFAPPKEIKSDSEI; translated from the exons ATGACGAAGTTCAGAAAGCTTGGTCGAGATGCAGCTCACCGGATGTCTATGCTGAG AACAATGGTTTCTCAGTTGGTGAAGCACGAGCGGATTGAGACTACTGTTCCAAAG GCTAAAGAAATTCGGCGGCTTGCTGATAACATGGTTCAATTTGGAAAAGAG GGTTCCCTTTGTGCTTCAAGGCATGCTGCTGCATTTGTAAGAGGCGATGATGTCCTTCACAAACTATTCACAGAACTGGCTTATCGATACAA AGATAGAGCTGGTGGATATACAAGACTTCTTCGGACGCGTATACGTGTTGGCGATGCTGCACCAATGGCTTATATAGA ATTTATTGATAGAGAAAATGAGCTGAGACAGTCGAAGCCTCCAAATCCCCAACCACCTCAGAAGGCTCCAATGGATCCATGGACAAGATCACGGCTTAGCAAGCAGTTCGCACCACCCAAAGAGATCAAATCTGACTCTGAAATCTGA